In one Sesamum indicum cultivar Zhongzhi No. 13 linkage group LG12, S_indicum_v1.0, whole genome shotgun sequence genomic region, the following are encoded:
- the LOC105175121 gene encoding organic cation/carnitine transporter 3-like codes for MCHGYQRTSIHSQTASTAAQHRYMADPNPLLYQAGLEEPQAAAPLTEGKRQRPSLDDTIEHCIGDFGWTQILQITLVSFAWFFDAQQIFITIFTDAEPKWSCINSNFSSSCNENSNPCQLPRESWSWDFPASTSIISEWSLECADSIITGLPESAFFSGSLVGGFALASLSDSALGRKNMLVLSILFMSLTGVLTALSTNVWMYAGWRFIAGFCRAPIGACALVLATELVGRKWRENVGIIGFICFTLGFLALPLIAFLLQGYSWRLIYLWTCVPTMFYSIAVFIGVRESPRWLFIKGRKDEFAETLRSIAAPASRSSLTQSFFGRCSEWEEKKQETDIFSALKILMAKGWSCRRLVVVMVVGFGHGIIYYGMPLGLGNLSFDLYLSVTLNALSEFPASLLAFVLIGKLNRKGSVLGLSLLSGVCSVSCVLVRWKALQIGLELMSFLSACTAFDIVSIYTLELFPTCVRNSAVAMARQSLVLGGALGSVLVAVGRKKGLLLSYGVFGMTISICGLFVVCLPETKGRVLCDTMEEEERKNAAFDEIHCV; via the coding sequence atgtgtcatGGTTATCAACGGACTTCAATTCATTCACAAACAGCTAGTACAGCTGCTCAACATAGGTACATGGCAGATCCAAATCCACTGCTCTATCAAGCTGGCTTGGAGGAGCCCCAGGCGGCGGCGCCACTGACGGAGGGTAAACGACAACGCCCCTCCCTTGACGACACGATTGAACACTGTATTGGGGACTTTGGGTGGACACAGATACTTCAGATAACACTTGTGTCTTTTGCATGGTTCTTCGACGCGCAGCAAATATTCATCACTATATTTACCGATGCTGAACCCAAATGGAGTTGCatcaatagtaatttttcatcGTCATGCAATGAAAACAGCAATCCCTGTCAGCTTCCTAGGGAGTCCTGGTCCTGGGACTTTCCAGCGAGCACATCCATCATCTCGGAGTGGTCATTGGAGTGCGCTGATTCCATCATAACGGGACTCCCAGAGTCGGCTTTTTTCTCAGGCAGCCTGGTCGGTGGATTCGCACTCGCCTCATTATCAGACTCTGCTCTGGGCAGAAAGAACATGCTAGTTTTGTCAATCCTGTTCATGTCCTTAACCGGTGTGCTAACCGCTCTGTCGACAAACGTCTGGATGTACGCAGGATGGCGGTTTATTGCCGGGTTTTGCCGGGCCCCAATTGGGGCCTGTGCTCTTGTTCTGGCGACAGAACTAGTCGGGAGAAAATGGAGAGAGAATGTTGGAATCATTGGATTCATCTGTTTCACTCTGGGTTTTCTAGCTCTTCCACTGATCGCATTTTTGCTTCAGGGTTATTCATGGAGGCTAATCTATCTTTGGACTTGTGTGCCTACAATGTTTTACTCAATCGCAGTGTTTATTGGGGTTCGAGAGTCCCCTAGATGGCTTTTCATCAAGGGTCGGAAAGACGAATTTGCAGAAACACTGAGAAGCATCGCGGCCCCGGCCAGCCGGAGCAGCTTAACGCAAAGCTTCTTCGGCAGGTGCTCTGAGTGGGAAGAGAAAAAGCAAGAAACCGACATTTTCTCCGCACTCAAGATCTTGATGGCGAAAGGATGGTCTTGCCGGCGGCTGGTGGTGGTTATGGTGGTGGGATTTGGGCATGGCATTATTTACTACGGCATGCCGTTGGGCCTTGGCAACCTCTCATTTGATCTGTATTTGAGCGTCACGCTAAATGCGCTATCTGAATTCCCAGCCTCATTGCTCGCGTTTGTACTCATTGGAAAACTGAACAGAAAGGGTTCGGTTCTGGGACTGTCCCTATTGAGTGGAGTATGCAGTGTGAGTTGTGTGTTGGTCAGATGGAAGGCACTGCAAATCGGGCTAGAGCTGATGTCGTTTTTGAGCGCATGCACAGCATTTGACATCGTTTCCATTTACACCCTAGAGTTATTCCCAACGTGTGTGAGGAACTCGGCGGTGGCGATGGCGCGGCAGTCGCTAGTGTTGGGCGGGGCTCTCGGCTCTGTTTTGGTGGCCGTCGGTAGAAAGAAAGGGTTGCTGCTGTCATATGGGGTGTTTGGGATGACAATTTCGATATGTGGGCTTTTTGTTGTATGCTTGCCAGAAACTAAAGGAAGGGTTTTGTGCGATACTATGGAGGAAGAAGAGCGCAAGAATGCTGCATTTGATGAGATCCACTGTGTATAA